One window of Trichoderma breve strain T069 chromosome 3, whole genome shotgun sequence genomic DNA carries:
- a CDS encoding histone deacetylation protein rxt3 domain-containing protein — MDPRRSPALYNHNHNHNRHHRPHFPLPPSNSASTSSSAAPPPASHRIASPAYAHQRRTSDAPYRPSHVRDYPEPSHSRAQSASSLPTARELSRNMPPPTSPPQQPGQQQHQQQHPMSQHHQQPHPPPPHAMTYGPPPPRPPPVAVGPPSAFPSGPSGGSSMSISSMLGGPPPASRDAQPPSTAQQYSSHSAPTSASTSGPGFAASIQASPRMHSASSEYPPFRRPQTPELQRPYDPRAGTAPSPRGPYATTPDVQRYGTPQQQQPPYHSRHPSSSTDPSRDAPRLPTAPPPPGQNNAQSRPYGGMAPRPMEVGRVPGPEDAYGRREEVTRSAAGLDYGERTGLRPYPYDDRYRAERERQNAIELEQQQQQQQQQQQQQRQQQQQREREGRERAYSGGDPNRHPLPPHDQAHREPPVHQSAPYGAPPAELLDRRDPRDPRWGRPETEASYRPAPMDHQRPHPDYPPVSGPYAPHGSSAYPTAPPERFPPTSHPAYPQSATGAAGPPQPHESPDRARMELHHAQQQQQQQQQQQQQQQQQQQPRPRPLDDVPPPHSSAPFGGAVGHHQFDPARNRNVDDPSGPGIHQRNLLAIQEINRKGRVSPLPQAVQGAQPQQPGPAAEPGIKSEFGRMFAGIGSGVSLGGLSSPVTSAPVPYVNAALAKRDEMDSQGPDAGPDGATKGARGRRRKHNTDESRDDESSGRLTPVGRGTKRARGHGHHHHHHHHHHHHHAPEGTASPTVAVTTFKNFKGATPMESPTEKMPNAAHHHHHHHHAPRPAQPAQVPKSAQSPPTAIPPKPRTIVSSKAVLEQVAGHPRHHLGDFIYQPDLKAGRLLPNTPTHRGFSSNPKPLPLELIKGKENCTLTVKVSRVHLSSVAREEITARAFLWGTDVYTDDSDVVAACIHGGWIKGEWTEDVDTSLLDLEQGLNGETKRRKVKNQENEPANATSEGLITAPPVAGPMPIPAERDLHVNVLILPRLVKYAPSTRYGITSREFGGEYGSRHAVHDGLSYMVKSIRWVQNGAQPQARLRGKGRRERMREQAANYVMITGLGKADILEGKPSLGSEISGNWGKRKNGDEIPEAKRRHSEGDKENQPDEKMSDTHSQGHDQDKDVEMRDMGNEEKVVTAEEK; from the exons ATGGATCCCAGACGGTCGCCAGCTCTctacaaccacaaccacaaccacaaccgCCATCACCGACCGCATTTTCCCCTGCCGCCCTCGAACTCGGCATCGACTTCGTCATCAGCAGCACCGCCGCCAGcctcgcatcgcatcgccaGCCCTGCTTATGCCCACCAGCGCCGCACCTCGGACGCGCCCTACCGCCCTTCGCACGTCCGCGACTATCCCGAGCCCAGCCATTCGCGTGCCCAGAGCGCCTCGTCGCTGCCCACCGCTCGCGAGCTGAGTCGCAACATGCCGCCGCCCACGTCGCCTCCCCAGCAGCCggggcagcagcagcatcagcagcagcatcccatgtcgcagcatcaccaacaacctcacccgccgccgcctcatGCCATGACCTACGGGCCACCGCCACCACGGCCTCCCCCCGTGGCCGTCGGTCCACCCAGCGCCTTTCCTTCAGGTC CGTCTGGCGGCAGCTCCATGTCCATTTCGTCCATGCTCGGTGGCCCGCCACCAGCTTCGCGAGATGCTCAACCTCCCTCGACTGCGCAGCAATACTCATCGCACTCGGCCCCGACATCCGCCTCGACCTCTGGCCCTGGCTTTGCAGCATCTATCCAGGCCTCGCCTCGAATGCACTCTGCATCGTCCGAGTACCCTCCGTTTCGACGACCTCAAACCCCCGAGCTTCAACGACCGTACGACCCTCGAGCTGGCACCGCGCCCTCCCCTCGAGGCCCCTACGCCACGACCCCCGACGTACAACGGTACGGcacgccgcagcagcagcagccacccTATCACTCGCGACACCCCTCGAGCTCGACCGACCCTTCACGAGATGCACCAAGACTGCCTAcagcaccaccgcctcctgGTCAAAATAATGCTCAGTCGAGGCCGTACGGTGGCATGGCGCCCCGGCCGATGGAAGTCGGGAGGGTGCCGGGCCCGGAGGATGCTTACGGTCGTCGGGAGGAAGTCACGCGGTCAGCAGCGGGTCTGGATTACGGTGAGAGGACTGGCCTGAGGCCTTATCCGTACGATGATCGCTACAGAGCAGAAAGGGAAAGGCAAAACGCAATCGAGctagagcagcagcagcagcagcagcagcagcagcaacagcaacaacgccagcagcagcagcagcgagaaCGAGAAGGGAGGGAGCGAGCATATTCTGGTGGCGACCCGAACCGACATCCGCTGCCCCCGCATGACCAGGCGCATCGCGAACCCCCGGTACATCAATCTGCCCCCTACGGCGCACCCCCTGCCGAGCTCCTCGACCGGCGCGATCCTCGAGACCCTCGCTGGGGACGGCCGGAAACCGAGGCGAGCTATAGGCCCGCGCCCATGGACCACCAGCGGCCACACCCAGACTATCCTCCTGTCTCTGGACCCTATGCGCCTCATGGCTCTTCAGCGTATCCGACAGCACCTCCCGAGAGATTCCCTCCAACCTCCCATCCAGCGTATCCTCAGAGCGCAactggcgctgctggcccACCTCAGCCTCACGAGTCACCAGATAGAGCCCGAATGGAGCTTCACCacgctcagcagcagcagcaacagcagcaacaacaacaacaacagcagcagcagcagcagcagcctagGCCTCGACCTCTTGATGATGTGCCTCCACCTCATTCGTCGGCGCCTTTTGGTGGTGCCGTCGGACACCATCAGTTTGACCCAGCGCGAAACAGAAATGTTGACGACCCATCTGGACCTGGTATTCACCAGCGCAACCTACTGGCCATCCAGGAGATTAACCGCAAAGGACGCGTATCCCCGCTCCCCCAGGCCGTCCAGGGTgcgcagcctcagcagccagGCCCTGCCGCAGAACCAGGCATTAAGAGCGAGTTTGGTCGCATGTTTGCGGGCATAGGCAGCGGCGTGAGCTTGGGCGGCCTGTCCAGCCCCGTCACCTCGGCCCCGGTGCCGTACGTCAACGCCGCGCTGGCCAAACGAGACGAGATGGACAGCCAAGGTCCGGATGCCGGACCAGACGGTGCGACCAAGGGTGCAAGGGGTAGAAGACGGAAGCATAATACGGACGAGAgccgtgatgatgagagtTCAGGCAGATTGACGCCGGTAGGACGTGGCACAAAGCGTGCGAGgggccacggccaccaccaccatca tcaccaccatcaccatcaccaccacgcACCCGAAGGCACCGCCTCTCCCACAGTTGCAGTAACCACGTTCAAGAATTTCAAGGGCGCTACTCCGATGGAATCACCGACCGAAAAGATGCCGAACGCTgcgcatcatcaccatcatcaccaccatgcGCCGCGACCCGCGCAACCGGCCCAGGTCCCGAAATCTGCCCAGAGTCCCCCGACCGCGATCCCACCCAAACCGCGAACCATTGTATCCTCCAAGGCTGTCTTGGAGCAAGTTGCTGGCCATCCCCGCCACCACTTGGGCGACTTCATCTACCAACCAGACCTGAAGGCGGGAAGGCTACTCCCCAATACTCCCACACACCGCGGTTTCTCGTCAAATCCGAAGCCGCTGCCACTCGAGTTGATCAAGGGCAAAGAAAACTGCACCCTGACTGTCAAAGTGTCACGCGTTCACCTATCTTCGGTCGCTCGAGAGGAGATTACCGCCAGGGCATTCCTTTGGGGCACAGATGTCTACACCGACGACTCGGACGTAGTTGCGGCATGCATTCACGGAGGATGGATCAAGGGAGAATGGACTGAGGATGTCGATACGTCTCTGCTGGATCTGGAGCAAGGTCTCAATGGCGAAACGAAGCGGCGAAAGGTTAAGAACCAGGAAAACGAGCCCGCCAATGCCACGTCTGAAGGACTCATCACCGCCCCTCCCGTCGCGGGCCCGATGCCCATCCCTGCCGAGCGCGACCTGCACGTGAATGTTTTGATACTGCCTCGACTCGTCAAATACGCCCCATCCACGCGATACGGAATTACTAGCCGCGAGTTTGGTGGAGAATACGGATCACGGCACGCCGTCCACGATGGCCTGAGCTACATGGTCAAGAGCATCCGCTGGGTGCAAAATGGAGCCCAGCCGCAGGCCAGACTTCGCGGAAAGGGTCGACGAGAGCGCATGAGGGAGCAGGCGGCCAACTATGTGATGATTACAGGATTGGGCAAGGCTGACATTTTGGAGGGCAAACCCAGTCTCGGCAGCGAGATCTCCGGCAACtgggggaagagaaagaatggTGATGAAATTCCCGAGGCTAAGCGCCGACACAGTGAAGGAGACAAGGAGAATCAGCCCGACGAAAAGATGAGCGACACCCACTCTCAAGGGCACGACCAGGATAAGGATGTTGAAATGCGAGACAtgggaaatgaagaaaaggtgGTAACGGCTGAGGAAAAGTaa
- a CDS encoding carbon-nitrogen hydrolase domain-containing protein has protein sequence MPDRVVRVAVTQAEPVWLNLQATIEKTCRLIAEAASNNAQLIAFPETWVPGYPCWIWSRPVDFDLNVAYIKNSLRLDSPEMEMVQACAREHGIAVSLGFSENSNNSLYIANVLIGPDGEIKVHRRKMKPTHMERTVFGDASGHCLQSVAELPFGRVGSLACWEHIQPLLKYNTIAQNEEIHVAIWPPLNSEVGDPIPWSMTAEGCKTLSRTYAIESGTFVLHCTTVITEDGVKTLGTAGGALMSSPGGGHSTVFGPDGRRITDLIEEDTEGIVYANLNMDELLVNKMFADCTGHYSRPDLLWLGVAQEIKPVVRPQRVETAQEANEQIE, from the exons ATGCCTGACCGCGTTGTTCGCGTGGCCGTTACCCAGGCTGAGCCTGTCTGGCTTAACCTCCAAGCGACTATAGAAAAGACATGCAGGCTTATAGCAGAGGCAGCATCAAACAATGCTCAGCTTATCGCCTTCCCCGAGACTTGGGTTCCAGGCTACCCTTGTTGGATTTG GAGTCGGCCGGTTGACTTTGACCTCAACGTCGCTTACATTAAAAATTCTCTCCGCTTGGACTCGCCAGAAATGGAAATGGTCCAGGCGTGCGCTCGTGAACATGGGATTGCCGTCTCGCTGGGTTTCTCGGAGAATAGCAACAACTCACTCTACATTGCCAATGTTCTCATTGGACCTGACGGCGAGATCAAAGTCCATCGACgaaagatgaagccaacgCACATGGAGCGCACCGTCTTTGGAGACGCCTCTGGCCATTGCTTGCAAAGCGTGGCAGAGCTCCCGTTTGGTCGCGTTGGCTCACTAGCATGCTGGGAACACATTCAGCCACTACTGAAATACAACACCATTGCACAGAACGAGGAGATTCACGTTGCTATTTGGCCTCCGTTGAATTCCGAAGTTGGAGACCCCATCCCGTGGTCTATGACCGCAGAAG GTTGTAAAACGCTCTCCCGCACCTATGCTATTGAGTCCGGAACATTTGTGCTGCACTGCACCACAGTCATTACAGAAGACGGAGTCAAGACCTTGGGAACAGCTGGAGGGGCACTCATGTCGAGCCCAGGCGGAGGTCATTCGACCGTCTTTGGTCCAGACGGTCGGCGCATAACGGATCTCATCGAGGAGGATACAGAGGGTATCGTTTACGCAAATTTGAACATGGACGAATTGCTAGTGAACAAGATGTTTGCCGATTGCACGGGACATTACAGCCGCCCTGATCTCCTCTGGTTGGGAGTGGCGCAGGAGATTAAGCCAGTAGTTAGACCGCAGCGGGTGGAAACTGCTCAAGAAGCGAATGAGCAAATCGAGTAA
- a CDS encoding methyltransferase domain-containing protein codes for MTSSRASMAFWPKQMIPPTPENYKELAKDGAERLAAVSLEQIPAIPAGAVIHDNGCGHGSATAVIMASVAPEVAATYKITGTDISGGAVEVYCDRADTQGWPAQGLVMDSDNLKFPDETFTHSIGNALIFVGPRNNGLDATKEMYRTLKPGGTLILNCFAYVPVLEPIREASRVTRTGAILPAWTSFAEWTDPSVIANVVEAGGFKKESIKVEQREMFVNIGDFDRHTELVWSMRGMPSTGWSREDEERWDEALEIVRREMRKTEGFKTLDDGTTVIRNIINVATATK; via the coding sequence ATGACTAGCTCAAGGGCCAGCATGGCCTTCTGGCCTAAGCAGATGATACCTCCCACACCTGAAAACTACAAGGAGCTCGCAAAAGATGGCGCAGAAAGGCTAGCTGCCGTATCTCTAGAGCAGATCCCGGCTATTCCGGCCGGTGCCGTGATTCACGACAACGGCTGCGGACACGGTTCTGCCACGgccgtcatcatggcctctGTGGCTCCAGAAGTCGCTGCGACTTATAAAATCACGGGGACGGATATCTCAGGTGGAGCGGTGGAAGTCTATTGTGACCGAGCGGACACTCAAGGCTGGCCTGCTCAGGGTCTCGTCATGGACTCTGACAATCTCAAGTTTCCAGACGAAACTTTCACTCACTCCATCGGCAATGCGCTGATCTTCGTGGGGCCTCGCAACAATGGGCTCGACGCTACCAAAGAGATGTATCGCACGCTCAAGCCCGGAGGGACACTCATACTAAACTGCTTCGCCTATGTGCCTGTCCTAGAGCCTATCCGTGAGGCTTCTCGAGTAACCCGCACAGGGGCCATACTGCCGGCCTGGACGTCATTTGCAGAATGGACAGATCCATCTGTTATAGCGAATGTTGTGGAGGCCGGTGGGTTCAAAAAGGAGTCCATAAAAGTCGAGCAGCGCGAGATGTTTGTGAATATCGGAGATTTTGATCGCCACACTGAGTTGGTCTGGAGCATGAGAGGAATGCCGAGCACTGGCTGGAgccgagaagacgaggagagGTGGGACGAGGCGTTGGAGATTGTGAGGCGTGAAATGAGAAAGACTGAAGGTTTCAAGACCCTCGACGACGGCACCACGGTGATACGAAATATCATCAATGTGGCAACGGCGACCAAGTAA
- a CDS encoding fatty acid desaturase domain-containing protein, with protein sequence MDRDQILSQREVEGMIADGDSIVIFQDYVLRLNGWLDKHPGGSLVIQHMVGRDATDEITAYHSAASLRTMAAYRIGRKQMGPWISKTPPIRGGIFRKSSLHTQPEIPDMSISDPESSSDTDDYSDELSSTNTPASLSQCSSPSLSSIDGPGVRIPSLSLGVSQKGIRRRIASSSASSGVEKGLRDYPSLDPKIRDEGLYNCRYVEYGKEMLRYTTLFACFLFTLHHGWYMTSAVFLGLFWHQIMFTAHDAGHLAITQIFVIDTLIGMFIADFCCGLSIGWWKSSHNVHHLITNQPEHDPDIQNVPLFATCPSFFRSLRSTYYNGFVFVWDAVADALVPYQKYTYYPIMGVARFNLYFLSWLHLLSGKSSSLGSTKAWWIRPTEITFCAAYWFLFGYCLVWRSLPTWTIRVAFVLVSHIVTMPLHVQITLSHWGMSTSDLGETESFAQRQLRTTMDVDCPAWLDFIHGGLQFQAVHHLFPRMPRHNLRRAQTLVKEFCADTGIPYSIMGFVDGNRTVLGRLDEVSEQLNMMLSCQKYMAETGESGLH encoded by the exons ATGGATCGCGATCAGATCCTCTCCCAGCGGGAGGTCGAAGGCATGATTGCCGACGGTGATAGCATTGTCATTTTCCAAGATTATGTCCTACGCCTCAACGGATGGCTGGACAAGCATCCTGGAGGCTCTCTGGTTATTCAGCATATGGTGGGCCGAGACGCGACCGACGAAATTACAGC TTATCACTCAGCGGCTTCGCTTCGAACGATGGCGGCCTACCGGATCGGCCGGAAGCAAATGGGGCCCTGGATCAGTAAGACTCCTCCGATCAGGGGAGGCATCTTCCGCAAATCGAGCCTCCACACCCAGCCGGAGATTCCGGACATGTCCATCTCAGATCCCGAGAGCAGTTCAGACACAGACGATTACTCCGATGAACTGAGCTCAACCAACACACCCGCATCACTCTCTCAGTGCAGCAGCCCCAGCTTGTCCAGCATCGACGGTCCAGGTGTTCGTATCCCTAGCCTTAGCCTTGGTGTTAGCCAGAAGGGCATTCGCAGGCGaattgcttcatcatcagcatcatct GGGGTGGAAAAGGGCCTACGCGACTATCCGTCTTTAGATCCCAAG ATACGCGATGAGGGGCTCTATAACTGCCGATATGTGGAGTATGGCAAGGAGATGCTTCGATACACGACTTTGTTTGCCTGCTTCCTTTTTACCTTGCACCATGGATGGTATATGACCTCGGCTGTCTTTCTAGGGTTGTTCTGG CATCAAATCATGTTCACGGCTCATGATGCTGGTCATCTAGCCATTACTCAGATATTTGTCATCGACACGCTCATCGGCATGTTCATCGCTGATTTTTGCTGCGGCCTCTCCATTGGCTGGTGGAAGAGCAGCCATAATGTCCACCATCTGATAACAAATCAACCA GAGCATGATCCTGATATTCAAAACGTCCCCCTCTTCGCCACATGCCCTTCCTTCTTTAGATCACTCCGTTCCACCTACTATAATGGCTTCGTCTTTGTCTGGGACGCCGTGGCAGATGCCCTCGTTCCCTACCAAAAGTACACATACTACCCGATCATGGGCGTTGCCCGCTTCAACCTCTATTTTCTGTCTTGGCTGCACCTCTTGTCGGGCAAATCTTCATCATTAGGATCTACCAAGGCATGGTGGATTCGTCCCACGGAAATCACTTTCTGCGCTGCTTACTGGTTCCTCTTTGGCTACTGCCTGGTTTGGCGCTCATTACCAACATGGACAATTCGTGTGGCCTTTGTGCTCGTGTCACACATTGTAACTATGCCATTGCACGTCCAGATTACTCTTTCGCATTGGGGTATGTCAACGTCAGACTTGGGCGAGACCGAATCTTTTGCCCAGCGACAATTGCGAACCACAATGGACGTGGATTGCCCTGCTTGGCTTGACTTTATCCACGGCGGACTCCAGTTCCAGGCCGTTCACCACTTATTCCCAAGGATGCCACGACACAATCTCCGCCGAGCGCAGACCCTAGTCAAAGAATTTTGCGCAGATACGGGTATTCCTTATTCTATTATGGGCTTTGTTGATGGCAATCGCACGGTCCTTGGCCGGCTAGACGAAGTGAGCGAGCAGCTCAATATGATGTTGAGCTGCCAAAAGTACATGGCTGAGACAGGAGAAAGCGGATTGCACTGA